The following are encoded together in the Bradyrhizobium genosp. L genome:
- a CDS encoding HAD family hydrolase, whose protein sequence is MFEIVLKKLKIEGADAIGDTPYDAEAARKAGIETIGVLCGGLAEESLRQAGCTEVYPVPAGLFARFGESLLARYRSPHRAKTTRLR, encoded by the coding sequence GTGTTCGAGATCGTCCTGAAGAAACTGAAGATCGAAGGCGCAGACGCGATCGGCGACACACCCTACGACGCCGAGGCGGCCAGAAAGGCCGGCATCGAGACGATCGGCGTTCTGTGCGGCGGCCTTGCCGAGGAATCGCTACGACAGGCCGGCTGCACCGAGGTATATCCGGTACCGGCCGGGCTGTTCGCCCGCTTCGGGGAATCGCTGTTGGCGCGGTATAGGTCGCCCCATCGCGCGAAGACTACCAGACTTCGCTAG
- a CDS encoding HAD family hydrolase: MPKAAIFDLDGTLLDSVDLHAIAWREAMVKFGHDVSFEKARSQIGKGATSSFPSFCPRTISHGEELEEWRGERFKNKYLPLIQPFFAVPSLLRRVRDEGLRIAIASSAKRPSLTNI; this comes from the coding sequence ATGCCTAAAGCCGCGATTTTCGACCTCGACGGTACGCTGCTGGACTCCGTCGATCTTCATGCCATAGCGTGGCGGGAAGCCATGGTGAAGTTCGGTCACGACGTCAGTTTCGAAAAAGCCCGCAGCCAGATCGGTAAGGGGGCGACAAGCTCATTCCCTTCTTTCTGTCCGAGGACGATCAGCCATGGCGAGGAATTGGAAGAGTGGCGCGGCGAGCGGTTCAAGAACAAGTACCTGCCGCTCATTCAGCCGTTCTTCGCAGTCCCGAGCCTGCTGCGTCGCGTGCGAGATGAGGGGCTTCGCATCGCCATCGCATCGTCAGCGAAAAGGCCGAGCTTGACGAATATCTGA